From the Montipora capricornis isolate CH-2021 chromosome 2, ASM3666992v2, whole genome shotgun sequence genome, one window contains:
- the LOC138038915 gene encoding calcium homeostasis modulator protein 5-like, whose amino-acid sequence MENVLDAFGQRCKHSKKTIQNCVILLITYGLEEFIRTQLFRCPCSNFFMYSVVMTVGPTLFLLGVSFMISGSFWKSFIETGKRQHCNERCNYRMKSLTSLLQPLLAPTAYVTIVFLQGEFFVCSRNGGPHVVCYSQVEDADLFQESNEKNILKAQAQSQILGFGILVAATVFSLGLVCIRRCCFDDNALPNINELKDLEKNIVKELFLEKLKMVIQEDAKKRVDDVFQKKTSSDFEEALQKARQVLAAIDYNDSRKARYNRLGDEDDETELRLMDSTHL is encoded by the exons ATGGAAAACGTTCTCGATGCATTTGGACAACGCTGCAAACATTCGAAGAAGACAATTCAAAATTGTGTCATTCTGTTGATAACCTATGGATTGGAGGAGTTCATAAGAACGCAGTTGTTCAG ATGTCCTTGTTCCAACTTCTTCATGTATAGCGTGGTCATGACAGTTGGGCCCACCTTGTTTCTTTTAGGTGTGAGCTTCATGATAAGTGGTAGCTTCTGGAAATCGTTTATCGAAACTGGAAAGCGACAGCATTGCAACGAGAGATGTAACTATCGAATGAAGTCTCTCACAAGCCTACTTCAGCCACTTCTCGCACCTACAGCCTACGTAACTATAGTTTTCTTACAAGGAGAGTTTTTCGTATGCTCGAGAAACGGTGGACCCCACGTCGTGTGTTACAGTCAAGTTGAAGATGCAGATTTGTTTCAA GAATCTAACGAGAAAAATATTCTCAAGGCGCAAGCTCAGTCCCAGATCCTTGGATTTGGCATCCTGGTCGCAGCCACTGTGTTTTCTCTCGGTCTCGTTTGTATTCGAAGATGCTGCTTCGACGATAACGCTCTTCCCAACATCAATGAATTAaaagaccttgaaaaaaatattgttaaagAACTGTTTCTTGAGAAATTAAAGATGGTTATCCAAGAAGATGCGAAGAAGAGGGTCGATGatgtctttcaaaaaaaaacgtCTAGTGATTTTGAAGAAGCTTTGCAAAAAGCCAGGCAGGTCCTAGCAGCAATTGACTATAATGACAGCAGAAAGGCAAGATACAACCGACTTGGAGACGAAGACGATGAGACCGAACTCCGTCTCATGGATTCCACACACTTGTGA